The following are encoded in a window of Stieleria sp. JC731 genomic DNA:
- a CDS encoding DUF6384 family protein, whose product MSQAQATQSKLDLPEHELTIAETLRVMDVAREMRDQREQAEVMFRRDDMRDALRQKLLRTANVSGDDVTEAEIDAAIDQYLETLHTYEDPEAGLSSFLAHCWVWRQRIVWSMAGLASAAGIWYLFA is encoded by the coding sequence ATGAGCCAAGCCCAAGCGACACAATCGAAACTTGATCTGCCTGAGCACGAACTGACCATTGCCGAAACGCTTCGTGTGATGGACGTAGCTCGGGAAATGCGCGACCAACGCGAGCAAGCCGAGGTGATGTTTCGTCGTGACGATATGCGAGACGCTTTGCGGCAAAAGTTACTGCGGACCGCGAATGTCTCGGGGGATGACGTCACCGAAGCGGAGATCGACGCGGCGATCGATCAGTATCTGGAAACCCTCCACACCTATGAAGATCCGGAAGCCGGTTTGTCTTCGTTTCTGGCCCATTGCTGGGTTTGGCGGCAACGGATTGTTTGGTCGATGGCCGGTTTGGCATCGGCAGCAGGAATTTGGTACCTGTTTGCATAG
- a CDS encoding cell surface protein: MSNQASASASQQQPAPQQSGSRMREYLDSAVSVLREFGVDSKNSAPQELITLLESVKHLDEAKVLAIADVIQHMGSFNALVRENVESIQVGNRYLQITQEFDSIREDSKRLIAQLDDGKISGTEKLSNWWMKIRRGTPSDRFEKIVETYAEVAKDTKNALKSEDRIMDAYIDFRFALKEAEVLARELFDDHLPVLEAAKAKLADAQDALDQYSGTDQAGRSQLELARDEARQQYEEEDETYQLLKDIAENLQIGYDVGETLVSKLKQTHDVKERVYRRAVTFFTTNEHVFTILGTVYQSQHGLHEVTQATEAMKEGVNKGLEDIATLGRELERAALKAGYGSTIDPESVQKLVDAISDFQVESLEMIAELRKESEQSTKAIRKSVEEGKKKYQETLAKHARAGLA; this comes from the coding sequence ATGTCAAATCAAGCGTCCGCATCAGCATCACAACAACAGCCGGCCCCACAACAGAGTGGAAGTCGGATGCGTGAGTACTTGGACAGCGCCGTCTCCGTATTGCGAGAGTTCGGCGTCGACAGCAAGAACTCGGCCCCACAAGAACTGATCACGCTGCTAGAGAGTGTGAAACATCTCGATGAAGCCAAGGTCTTGGCAATCGCGGATGTGATTCAGCACATGGGATCATTTAATGCGCTCGTGCGTGAAAACGTCGAAAGCATTCAGGTGGGAAATCGCTATCTGCAAATCACACAAGAATTCGATTCGATTCGTGAAGACAGCAAACGCCTGATCGCTCAGCTAGATGACGGAAAAATCAGCGGCACCGAAAAGCTGTCGAACTGGTGGATGAAAATCCGACGCGGCACTCCAAGCGACCGTTTCGAAAAGATCGTCGAGACTTACGCGGAAGTCGCCAAGGACACAAAGAACGCGTTGAAGAGCGAAGACCGCATCATGGATGCCTACATCGACTTTCGCTTTGCATTGAAAGAGGCCGAAGTACTCGCGCGAGAATTGTTTGACGATCACCTACCCGTGCTCGAAGCCGCCAAAGCGAAGCTGGCTGACGCTCAGGATGCTCTGGACCAATACTCCGGAACCGATCAGGCCGGCAGAAGCCAACTCGAATTGGCTCGTGATGAAGCACGCCAACAATACGAAGAAGAAGACGAAACCTATCAATTGCTGAAAGACATCGCCGAAAACTTGCAGATCGGATATGACGTCGGCGAAACGCTCGTTTCAAAGCTGAAACAAACCCATGACGTGAAGGAGCGTGTTTATCGTCGCGCGGTCACGTTCTTCACGACCAACGAACACGTCTTTACGATTCTGGGCACCGTCTACCAAAGCCAACACGGACTGCACGAGGTAACTCAAGCGACCGAAGCGATGAAGGAAGGCGTCAACAAAGGCTTGGAAGACATCGCGACGCTCGGCCGAGAACTGGAACGTGCGGCACTGAAAGCGGGATACGGAAGCACAATTGATCCCGAATCGGTTCAGAAGTTGGTCGATGCGATCAGTGATTTTCAAGTCGAATCGCTCGAAATGATCGCCGAGCTTCGCAAAGAGAGCGAGCAGAGCACCAAAGCGATCCGCAAAAGCGTCGAAGAAGGTAAAAAGAAATATCAGGAAACCCTCGCCAAGCATGCTCGTGCCGGATTGGCCTAG
- a CDS encoding PEP-CTERM sorting domain-containing protein, with product MATFDAPTSFVSVLGLDVGANGIRIDAYDSMVGGAIIATDTFIGTSLGVGTNATLSLSSANILRVEFYQPFSVAGDGVVWDNFSFGTMTTQSVPEPTSFAIFGIGALGLAGGRRRRRRQ from the coding sequence GTGGCAACGTTTGACGCTCCCACCTCTTTTGTCAGCGTCCTCGGTTTGGATGTCGGAGCTAACGGAATTCGGATTGACGCATATGACTCTATGGTTGGAGGCGCGATTATCGCAACTGACACGTTTATTGGCACCAGCCTTGGGGTCGGAACGAATGCAACGCTTTCATTGTCATCTGCCAACATTCTTCGCGTTGAATTCTATCAGCCGTTTTCTGTTGCCGGAGATGGAGTTGTTTGGGACAACTTCAGTTTCGGAACGATGACAACGCAGTCAGTTCCTGAACCGACATCCTTCGCCATCTTCGGTATCGGTGCACTTGGACTGGCCGGGGGCCGCCGCCGACGACGGCGGCAGTAG
- a CDS encoding FtsK/SpoIIIE domain-containing protein has protein sequence MKDSSVSPAGLLSSSRQRVLLDALIARFQSCNTQRQELVHQHAQQRDDEERQLLAERNGVTADCRRARYATFSQWDAAEEKVFAAYENDTLRLRQDIHRLASQFRKKKSEGIETIEHKVEARRVAVHHQYESRKHEPGEQSKREIEKINQALIAIGKDMDWTCELTVRRLDGLPNVPPAESPEEEVQIDEPVSIRHTVELIGELTRRCHEYVTDLQTGASVRIVDSFYLPAGVATVVVLWIAGIVYLRPENFWTVMLSGVAVAGIIGISLFAALLIPLRRKTRRTYPIIYRTVKAAEQVAEQGRKISIDQAKQSSEELIARRDQHLRQAEAWREEQLKQLQETLAAEEKTARDELQSRLNGLSADFQNGFSTLTSEMHQKAESVAASITNRLGDTDQQLHQRRESNAQRRHTELQRVTDRMREGVRVGLNRISELQQATSDRFPNWDDIAKSNQTTTANINYVPVGELAIGDLLYQTIASEQRSESANGSLQDSMFHPNEIPDAMCIGLHRRLHSGLLIRAASGQMNQAIELIHAVLWRMLTGTAGGRTRMTLVDPVGRGQSFTSFMSLTDHDPALVGHRVWTTENQIEARLGEVAQHAEDVLQSSLRDRFERVEDYNVLAGSMAEPYHTVAAVGLPEGLTRGAYKHLKALIESGLRCGVFVLMACDESMPWPSDLPRPSDSRLIELSIDQNGNWSLNREGLQDLKFTPTPNLPTEYRQQVVETVGTAATMAAKVEVPLESMLPTTGGNLNSDHGIDITIGSQGGHRTLALELGEGVKQHVLIAGKTGSGKSTLLHALITSGAYHYGPDQLQFYLLDFKKGVEFKPYADSQLPHARVIGIESEREFGRSVLQRLDEELQQRGELFRAESAQELSEYRRLSGQSMPRIMLVIDEFQELFVRDDKVAAECSMLLDRLVRQGRSFGIHIVLSSQSLAGAYSLPRATLGQMAVRIAMQCSESDAALILSDENTAARLISRPGEAIYNDAGGLIEGNQPFQVAWLGSDKHHELLNTITARDESLTKDLPPPVIFEGNRPGRWNRSLANAAIASEAKTREELHGLLGEAVEIGPPVSLQLSRNAGRNVMLIPPADARTGLLASIVSGFAKSNPNLEVLYFNGNRPNESDSMHEWLQEAGLKVKEIKPRDATEEMNLLVKIIKERGDEAVGVPPILVVIDPLDRFRDFRHEDTFSFSLDADSGPMSGGQAFREMLKDGPPANVFALLVCGSTEIVSRWLPRQSQHDVELRVLGRLNASDSSLLIDSPIASELSTATMLLYDEPAGKISKFRQLDVPGFTEVKDWIEEA, from the coding sequence ATGAAAGATTCATCCGTTTCGCCGGCAGGATTGCTTTCCTCATCTCGCCAACGCGTTCTACTCGATGCACTGATTGCCCGGTTCCAGTCCTGCAATACGCAACGCCAAGAACTGGTCCATCAGCATGCACAACAGCGGGACGACGAAGAGCGACAATTGCTCGCCGAACGAAACGGCGTCACCGCGGATTGCCGCCGAGCACGCTACGCAACGTTCTCACAATGGGATGCGGCCGAAGAAAAAGTCTTTGCCGCCTATGAGAATGACACACTTCGATTGCGTCAGGACATCCACCGCCTAGCATCGCAGTTTCGCAAAAAGAAAAGCGAAGGGATCGAAACGATCGAGCACAAAGTTGAAGCTCGACGCGTTGCCGTCCACCATCAATATGAATCTCGCAAACATGAACCCGGTGAACAGAGCAAACGTGAAATCGAAAAGATCAACCAAGCATTGATCGCGATCGGCAAGGACATGGACTGGACTTGCGAACTGACCGTCCGCAGACTCGATGGCCTTCCCAACGTTCCGCCTGCCGAATCACCCGAGGAAGAGGTTCAGATTGATGAACCGGTTTCGATTCGACACACGGTCGAACTGATCGGCGAACTGACACGCCGCTGTCATGAATATGTCACCGATTTACAAACCGGTGCGTCGGTCAGAATTGTTGATTCGTTCTATCTGCCTGCCGGTGTGGCAACCGTTGTCGTGCTTTGGATCGCGGGGATTGTTTACCTTCGCCCTGAAAACTTTTGGACGGTAATGCTGTCCGGAGTGGCAGTCGCCGGAATTATCGGTATCAGCCTTTTCGCTGCGTTGTTGATCCCATTGAGACGCAAAACGAGACGAACCTATCCGATCATCTACCGCACAGTCAAAGCCGCCGAACAGGTTGCCGAACAAGGCCGCAAGATCTCAATCGATCAAGCAAAACAATCCAGCGAAGAACTGATTGCTCGACGCGACCAACATTTGCGTCAAGCGGAAGCGTGGCGTGAAGAACAGCTCAAACAGCTGCAGGAAACGCTTGCCGCGGAAGAAAAAACGGCGAGAGACGAATTGCAGTCTCGCCTCAACGGCTTATCAGCAGACTTCCAAAACGGATTTAGCACCCTGACGTCGGAGATGCATCAGAAGGCGGAATCCGTCGCCGCCTCGATTACCAACCGACTAGGTGATACCGATCAGCAATTGCACCAACGACGAGAATCAAATGCACAGCGTCGGCACACCGAGCTACAAAGGGTGACCGACCGGATGCGTGAAGGCGTTCGTGTCGGACTGAACCGTATTAGCGAACTACAGCAGGCGACGAGCGATCGATTTCCCAACTGGGATGATATTGCCAAGTCCAACCAAACGACCACGGCGAATATCAACTACGTTCCCGTGGGAGAACTGGCGATCGGTGACCTGCTATACCAAACCATTGCCAGTGAACAGCGTTCGGAATCGGCAAATGGCTCGCTGCAAGATTCGATGTTCCATCCAAACGAAATTCCTGATGCGATGTGCATCGGACTGCATCGTCGCCTGCACAGCGGACTTTTGATCCGAGCCGCCAGCGGACAAATGAATCAAGCAATCGAACTGATTCATGCGGTACTCTGGCGTATGCTGACCGGAACTGCCGGCGGGCGCACACGAATGACATTGGTCGATCCGGTCGGTCGCGGCCAGAGCTTTACTTCGTTTATGTCGCTAACGGATCACGACCCCGCCTTGGTAGGACACCGTGTCTGGACAACCGAAAATCAAATCGAAGCCCGCTTGGGTGAGGTCGCCCAGCACGCCGAAGACGTCCTTCAAAGCAGTCTGCGTGATCGATTCGAACGCGTAGAAGATTACAACGTCTTAGCAGGTTCGATGGCAGAGCCCTATCATACGGTCGCCGCCGTGGGGCTTCCCGAAGGCTTAACCCGTGGTGCCTATAAACATCTCAAAGCGTTGATCGAAAGCGGGTTACGCTGTGGCGTCTTTGTATTGATGGCTTGCGACGAATCGATGCCATGGCCCAGTGATCTGCCCCGTCCGTCGGACTCTCGCCTGATCGAACTTTCCATCGATCAAAATGGGAATTGGAGCTTAAACCGAGAGGGGCTTCAGGATCTGAAATTTACTCCGACGCCAAACCTGCCGACCGAGTACCGGCAACAGGTTGTCGAAACCGTCGGCACGGCTGCAACAATGGCTGCGAAGGTTGAAGTCCCGCTGGAAAGCATGTTGCCAACCACGGGTGGCAACTTGAATTCAGACCATGGGATCGACATCACGATCGGTAGCCAAGGTGGGCACCGCACGCTTGCTCTCGAATTGGGTGAAGGCGTCAAACAGCATGTTTTGATCGCTGGTAAAACCGGTTCCGGTAAAAGTACCCTGCTGCACGCATTGATCACCAGTGGTGCGTATCACTACGGCCCTGATCAACTGCAGTTCTATCTGTTGGACTTCAAGAAAGGTGTCGAGTTCAAACCCTATGCCGATAGCCAACTTCCGCATGCACGTGTGATTGGGATCGAAAGTGAGCGTGAATTTGGCCGCAGCGTTCTTCAGCGGCTGGACGAAGAACTGCAACAGCGAGGTGAATTGTTTCGCGCCGAGTCGGCCCAAGAGCTATCGGAGTACCGGCGTCTGAGTGGCCAATCGATGCCTCGAATCATGTTGGTCATCGACGAATTCCAAGAACTCTTCGTCCGCGATGACAAGGTCGCCGCGGAATGTTCGATGTTGCTCGATCGCCTAGTCAGACAAGGTCGGTCGTTCGGCATTCATATCGTGCTTAGCAGCCAGTCCCTGGCCGGTGCATACTCTCTGCCACGAGCGACACTGGGACAAATGGCAGTCCGAATCGCGATGCAGTGTAGTGAATCGGATGCGGCTTTGATCCTATCGGACGAAAACACAGCCGCTCGGTTGATCTCACGTCCCGGTGAAGCGATCTACAATGACGCTGGTGGTCTGATCGAAGGCAACCAGCCATTCCAAGTCGCGTGGTTGGGATCGGACAAACACCACGAGCTATTGAATACGATCACCGCCCGCGACGAATCGCTAACGAAGGATCTGCCACCGCCGGTCATCTTCGAAGGCAACCGGCCGGGACGCTGGAATCGATCGCTTGCCAATGCTGCGATCGCGTCCGAAGCAAAAACCCGCGAAGAACTGCACGGACTGTTGGGCGAAGCGGTCGAAATCGGCCCGCCGGTTTCGTTGCAACTGAGTCGAAATGCGGGTCGCAACGTCATGTTGATCCCTCCGGCAGACGCCAGAACGGGACTGCTGGCATCCATCGTCTCCGGCTTCGCAAAATCGAACCCCAATCTGGAAGTTTTATACTTCAACGGCAACCGGCCCAATGAATCCGACTCCATGCACGAATGGTTGCAAGAGGCCGGTTTAAAAGTCAAAGAGATCAAGCCGCGTGACGCGACCGAGGAGATGAACTTGCTGGTCAAGATCATCAAGGAACGCGGCGATGAAGCCGTCGGCGTACCACCCATCCTTGTCGTGATCGATCCGCTCGATCGGTTTCGAGATTTCAGGCACGAAGACACCTTCAGCTTTTCTTTGGATGCGGACTCTGGCCCGATGTCCGGAGGCCAAGCCTTTCGCGAAATGCTTAAAGACGGACCGCCAGCAAACGTGTTTGCGCTCTTGGTCTGTGGCAGCACCGAAATTGTCAGTCGTTGGTTGCCAAGACAATCGCAACATGATGTCGAATTGCGTGTGCTCGGTCGGTTGAACGCTTCGGACTCTTCGCTGTTGATCGATTCGCCGATCGCTAGTGAACTGTCAACAGCAACGATGCTGCTGTACGATGAACCGGCCGGAAAGATCAGTAAGTTCCGGCAATTGGATGTGCCTGGATTTACCGAAGTCAAAGACTGGATTGAAGAAGCATGA
- a CDS encoding histidine triad nucleotide-binding protein, translated as MTSIFKKIIDKEIPADIVFEDDQCLAFRDINPKAPVHVLVIPKREIVSLAHLSADDAPLVGHCMVVLSQIAAAEGLADGYKVAINCGEAGGQEVPHLHYHLLGTPATK; from the coding sequence ATGACATCGATTTTCAAAAAGATTATCGACAAAGAAATCCCCGCCGACATCGTTTTTGAAGACGATCAGTGCCTCGCGTTTCGTGACATTAACCCCAAAGCACCGGTGCATGTGCTAGTGATTCCCAAGCGGGAAATCGTTTCGCTGGCTCACCTTAGCGCAGACGACGCACCGCTTGTCGGACACTGCATGGTGGTACTAAGTCAAATTGCAGCTGCTGAGGGATTGGCTGACGGTTACAAAGTCGCCATCAACTGCGGCGAAGCGGGCGGACAAGAAGTTCCGCACCTGCACTACCATTTACTGGGCACCCCGGCGACGAAATAG
- a CDS encoding alkaline phosphatase, which produces MIERQQISNVKRKRRNLALKLFSGAAGMLSCFGALAVADEPSSESSVESANVAVEDPMREMQSDSIKTGKPVYGHWGADPDKFSTWTNHSNRLIPVYTFGMTLNQLREEGSAYHDEQRLKSMGGELGDGVVNPQALYYDQTDVYRLQQAAVDAGYTNIIMMVFDGMDWQTTRAASIYKTGAVAYESGRGTGLHFQDDRRTKTDFGLVVTSAAAGGAKTDVDAQVVQSVNEGSQRGYNVQLAGRTPWNERENSEYLLGKDRALPHVVTDSASSATSLFSGIKTYNGSINVGVDGSQVTPIARQLQSELGFKIGVVTSVPVSHATPAAAYANNVSRKDYQDISRDMVGLPSASHRAEPLPGVDVLIGGGWGEGKGKDAVQGQNFAQGNPYFHQEDIRSSDMNNGGKYRVVQREEGKNGREALLAAAAKAADADERLLGFYGVGGGHLPFATADGGFDPALDVKATERYDEGDITENPNLADMTEAALTVLEKSVNGFWLLIEAGDVDWANHANNLDSSIGAVLSGDAAFEKVMNWVDENDAWGNTVVIVTADHGHYLVIDKPESIAEAGKQAQAGK; this is translated from the coding sequence ATGATAGAACGTCAGCAGATTTCGAATGTAAAAAGGAAACGTCGAAATCTCGCGTTGAAGCTTTTCTCGGGGGCTGCCGGAATGTTGAGCTGCTTCGGTGCGCTAGCGGTGGCTGATGAACCGTCTTCTGAGTCCTCTGTAGAGTCAGCCAACGTTGCCGTTGAAGACCCGATGCGAGAGATGCAGTCGGATTCGATTAAGACTGGCAAGCCTGTCTATGGCCACTGGGGAGCCGATCCGGACAAGTTTTCGACTTGGACCAATCACAGCAACCGATTGATTCCTGTCTATACCTTTGGGATGACGCTGAACCAGCTTCGTGAAGAAGGAAGCGCGTACCACGACGAACAACGTCTGAAATCGATGGGCGGCGAATTGGGTGATGGGGTCGTCAATCCGCAAGCGCTCTACTACGACCAGACCGATGTCTATCGGTTGCAGCAAGCCGCCGTCGATGCCGGCTATACCAACATCATCATGATGGTATTTGATGGGATGGATTGGCAAACGACACGTGCCGCATCGATCTACAAGACCGGAGCGGTTGCCTACGAGTCTGGGCGCGGAACCGGTTTGCACTTTCAAGACGACCGCCGAACGAAAACCGATTTCGGTTTGGTCGTGACCAGTGCTGCGGCAGGTGGGGCGAAAACGGACGTGGACGCACAAGTTGTCCAATCGGTGAATGAAGGCTCGCAGCGTGGCTACAACGTCCAACTTGCCGGACGCACCCCATGGAACGAACGTGAAAACAGCGAATACCTGTTGGGCAAAGATCGGGCCTTGCCCCATGTCGTTACCGATTCGGCTTCGTCAGCGACAAGCCTGTTCAGCGGCATCAAAACTTACAACGGTTCGATCAATGTCGGTGTTGACGGTTCTCAGGTAACACCGATCGCACGTCAACTGCAGTCTGAACTGGGATTCAAAATCGGTGTCGTGACCAGTGTGCCTGTCAGTCACGCGACACCCGCTGCGGCTTACGCGAATAACGTTTCACGCAAGGACTACCAAGACATCTCTCGCGACATGGTCGGGTTGCCTTCTGCTTCCCACCGTGCCGAGCCGCTGCCCGGCGTCGACGTTTTGATCGGTGGTGGTTGGGGCGAAGGCAAAGGTAAGGATGCGGTGCAGGGGCAAAACTTTGCTCAGGGAAACCCGTACTTTCATCAAGAAGACATCCGCTCGTCCGATATGAACAACGGCGGAAAGTATCGTGTCGTCCAACGTGAAGAAGGCAAGAATGGTCGCGAAGCGTTGCTCGCCGCGGCTGCGAAAGCGGCCGATGCGGACGAACGCCTGCTTGGCTTTTATGGTGTCGGCGGTGGGCACTTACCGTTCGCGACCGCAGATGGTGGTTTTGATCCGGCGCTGGATGTGAAGGCAACCGAACGCTATGACGAAGGCGACATCACAGAAAACCCAAACCTAGCCGATATGACCGAAGCCGCCCTAACGGTGCTTGAAAAATCGGTGAACGGATTCTGGTTGCTGATCGAAGCGGGGGATGTAGATTGGGCCAACCATGCCAACAACCTTGATAGCAGTATCGGTGCGGTGCTCAGTGGTGACGCCGCGTTCGAAAAGGTGATGAACTGGGTCGATGAGAACGATGCTTGGGGAAACACGGTTGTCATCGTGACTGCCGATCACGGGCATTATTTGGTGATCGATAAACCAGAATCAATCGCTGAAGCAGGTAAGCAGGCTCAAGCGGGCAAGTAA
- the radC gene encoding RadC family protein, which translates to MGAAEKRRQKLQKLFKTLSPISAFSKQQARDSCPELTAGFVSSTLKDLVREGILDRYKSDDRETYAWRNVQVRVDPSHWIERQVNGNQVTAQPEHERPRERLLAAGAEQLADAELLAILIRVGVKGESAIEAGRRLSRQFSENLAELRVTSKDDLRQISPAVTVTSYAAIMAGIELGRRVSDHETRRRREHTPITSTKAAVQFCDDVFSNLALSAVQEEFHIVTLSTKHLPINTHLITRGTLDASLVHPREVFRPAIRDSASAVILVHNHPSGDATPSREDHQVTNRLTEAGKLLGITVLDHIVVAAGGSISIRETG; encoded by the coding sequence ATGGGCGCAGCCGAAAAGCGTCGTCAGAAGTTGCAAAAACTGTTCAAAACGCTTTCTCCGATCAGTGCATTTTCAAAGCAGCAAGCGCGTGACTCGTGCCCCGAACTGACTGCTGGGTTTGTCAGTTCGACGCTGAAAGATCTCGTCCGCGAGGGCATTTTGGATCGCTATAAGAGCGATGATCGTGAGACCTATGCATGGCGGAACGTTCAAGTTCGCGTTGATCCCTCGCATTGGATCGAGCGTCAGGTCAACGGAAACCAAGTCACCGCTCAGCCGGAACATGAACGGCCTCGAGAACGGTTGTTGGCGGCCGGTGCAGAACAACTGGCGGATGCAGAATTGCTTGCGATCCTGATTCGTGTCGGTGTCAAAGGTGAATCTGCCATCGAGGCGGGACGCCGGTTATCACGGCAGTTTTCTGAAAACCTGGCGGAACTCCGTGTTACCAGCAAGGACGATCTACGCCAAATCAGTCCGGCGGTGACGGTCACCAGCTATGCCGCGATCATGGCGGGAATCGAATTGGGCCGGCGTGTGTCCGATCACGAAACCCGCCGTCGCCGCGAACACACGCCGATTACCAGCACCAAAGCAGCGGTGCAGTTCTGTGACGATGTTTTCAGCAATCTTGCGTTAAGTGCTGTCCAAGAAGAGTTCCACATCGTCACGCTCAGCACCAAGCACCTGCCGATCAATACCCATTTGATTACCCGCGGCACACTGGACGCCAGCCTGGTTCATCCACGCGAGGTCTTCCGCCCCGCGATTCGTGATTCAGCCTCAGCGGTGATACTTGTTCACAACCATCCTTCGGGTGACGCAACCCCAAGCCGAGAGGATCACCAGGTCACCAATCGGTTGACCGAAGCTGGCAAATTGCTGGGAATTACAGTCCTAGATCATATTGTGGTGGCTGCGGGCGGTTCGATCAGTATCCGAGAAACCGGGTAA
- a CDS encoding type IIA DNA topoisomerase subunit B produces the protein MAKQYNADAIVALEGLEPVRKRPGMYIGGVSSAGLHHLIWEIVDNSVDEAMNGHASEIVVTLHKDGQSVTVSDNGRGIPVDKHPKTKKPALEMVLTVLHAGGKFEGQNYKTAGGLHGVGASVVNALSKSLTAIVRRDGAQYKMEFERGVLIGKLQKLKGSVRGTGTSITFSPDPKIFPKTTFDAETIRHRLETASFLHRGLKVVFHNEVDGKKETFLHENGIVDYLAAVLKERKARPIHESPFTHAVDDDIRMEVAMQWTESTDEHVRSYVNGIPTGSGGTHENGYRGGLNKAVRNYIDTHNLTPRGVKITHEDIREGMVAIVSVFVSDPQFQGQTKDRLNNSEVQSQVESGVRSEIEQWMNSNRSIADSIIARIIAAARARAASRAASEAVSRKGGSKRTMLPGKLSDCVSGGKMQSELIIVEGDSAGGTAKQCRDRNYQAILPLRGKVLNTESATLKKVVENREIQDVVASLGCGIGPKLDLSQLRYGRIILLADADSDGHHITTLLLTFFYRHMPQLISDGRLFIAVPPLYRIDIGKETHWAKDDAHRDKILGAANGRAKPEITRFKGLGEMNPKVLWDTTLDPSNRQLLRVEVDDQLETDRVISDLMGRDASARFRFIMDRAGDAEVDV, from the coding sequence ATGGCCAAGCAATACAACGCCGACGCAATCGTTGCTCTGGAAGGACTGGAGCCTGTTCGCAAACGCCCTGGTATGTATATCGGTGGTGTCAGCAGCGCTGGATTGCACCACTTGATTTGGGAAATCGTCGACAACTCGGTCGATGAGGCGATGAACGGTCACGCCAGTGAAATTGTCGTGACGCTTCATAAAGATGGGCAATCGGTCACGGTCAGTGACAACGGTCGCGGCATTCCCGTCGACAAACATCCAAAAACCAAGAAACCAGCATTGGAAATGGTTTTGACGGTGCTGCACGCGGGCGGCAAATTCGAAGGCCAGAACTATAAAACCGCCGGTGGTCTACACGGTGTCGGTGCATCGGTCGTCAACGCGCTCAGTAAATCTCTGACGGCGATCGTTCGACGTGATGGCGCACAATACAAAATGGAATTCGAACGCGGTGTGCTCATCGGCAAACTGCAAAAGCTGAAGGGCTCGGTTCGCGGCACCGGAACGTCGATTACCTTCTCGCCCGATCCGAAGATCTTTCCCAAAACGACTTTCGATGCCGAGACCATTCGTCATCGTTTGGAAACCGCCAGTTTCTTGCATCGCGGATTGAAAGTTGTCTTTCACAACGAAGTTGACGGAAAGAAGGAAACCTTCCTTCACGAAAACGGGATCGTTGACTACCTAGCTGCGGTTTTGAAAGAACGCAAAGCTCGCCCGATCCACGAATCACCCTTCACCCATGCCGTCGACGACGACATCCGAATGGAAGTCGCGATGCAGTGGACCGAATCGACCGACGAGCACGTTCGTAGCTATGTAAACGGAATTCCGACCGGCAGTGGCGGTACGCATGAAAATGGCTATCGCGGCGGTCTGAACAAAGCGGTTCGCAATTACATCGATACGCACAATCTGACACCGCGCGGAGTCAAGATTACGCACGAAGACATCCGCGAAGGTATGGTCGCCATCGTGTCGGTCTTCGTCAGTGATCCACAGTTCCAAGGTCAGACCAAGGACCGTTTGAACAACTCAGAAGTTCAAAGCCAAGTCGAATCCGGTGTTCGAAGCGAAATCGAACAGTGGATGAACAGCAACCGTTCTATCGCCGATTCAATCATCGCGCGGATCATTGCCGCCGCACGCGCACGTGCGGCATCACGAGCCGCGTCCGAAGCCGTCTCACGCAAAGGCGGATCGAAACGCACGATGTTGCCAGGAAAACTGAGCGACTGTGTATCCGGGGGCAAGATGCAATCGGAATTGATCATCGTGGAAGGTGACTCGGCGGGTGGTACCGCGAAGCAATGCCGCGATCGAAATTACCAAGCCATTCTGCCGCTCCGTGGTAAGGTGCTGAACACCGAGAGCGCGACGCTGAAAAAGGTTGTCGAGAACCGTGAAATTCAGGACGTCGTCGCATCGCTTGGCTGCGGTATCGGTCCGAAGCTTGATCTATCACAGTTGCGTTACGGGCGAATCATTCTGCTCGCCGATGCGGACTCCGACGGTCACCACATCACGACGCTGCTGTTGACGTTCTTCTATCGGCACATGCCACAACTGATTTCCGACGGTCGACTGTTCATCGCGGTGCCGCCGCTTTATCGAATCGATATCGGCAAGGAAACTCACTGGGCCAAAGACGATGCGCATCGCGACAAGATCCTCGGCGCGGCAAACGGGCGGGCGAAGCCAGAGATCACGCGTTTTAAAGGTCTTGGTGAGATGAACCCCAAGGTGCTTTGGGATACGACTCTGGATCCGTCGAACCGTCAATTGCTGCGCGTCGAAGTTGACGATCAGCTGGAAACGGATCGGGTGATCAGCGACTTGATGGGACGCGATGCCTCGGCCCGCTTCCGATTCATCATGGATCGCGCCGGCGATGCTGAAGTTGACGTCTAG